The nucleotide sequence CGCCATCGAAGTGAAGATGGACGTCCCCCGCCAGCCGGACTACGCCACCCAGTTCACGTCAAGGGACCACCTGGCACCTGAGCGCTAGGCGAGGTAGAGGTAGGCCCTGCCTCCCGCCTGCAGGACGTCTGTAATCGACCAGGCGTCGTCGCTGCGGTGGTTCCGTTCGCGGACGCGCACCGGGAGGTCGGGCGTGATCGCCAGAGGATTGAAAGGCTCGCGGTCCAGGACCTTGTATTCGGCCAGCTGCTCCAGGAACTCGCCCACTGTTGTGCGCTGCGCTGCAACGTTCAGGGAAACTTCCCGTTCCGTGCTGCCATGATGGAAGGGCCGGCCGGGACTCTTCATCTCGCCGTCAACGCGCATGCGCAGGAGCATCTCGGGATCGAACGCCTCCAGCGCGGCCGTCAGCTCACCCATGGTCATCGTCGGGCCGGGGAGGAGCGCATCGACCCCGCCGGGGACATAAGCAAGCTCCACGGACTGGAGCCCCCTGGCGTACAGCAAAGTCCATGCTGCAGGACCAACAAGCAGGGTGGACGCAACGGTCACATCCTGCTCATCATCGTGCTTCAGGACGTTCCACTGCCTGTTCTCGCCCTGCAGTGTTACGAAGGCATAAGTTCCGGCGGGCAGGGAGTTCCACTGGTCGAGGGTAGGTGTCTTCATAACCACTATGTGTGCGGACCCTGTCCGGGCCCTCACCGGCCGGCGGTTGAAGACGAAGAGCGGAGGACGGGATTTGAACCCGCGACACCCTGGGTGGAAGCCAGGTGCTCTGGCCAGCTGAGCTACCTCCGCATGAGCCGTCCGGCAGCTGCCGTCCGACGTCGAGCCTGGTGCGGGGATTGAACCCGCGGCCTCGTCCTTACCAAGGACGCGCTCTGCCACTGAGCTAACCGGGCGGAACCACCCGGGGGTGGCTGCCTGCTGAAGCAGGACTTCGAGTGGCTGACCGGGATCGAACCGGCGACCTCCACCTTGGCAAGGTGGCGCTCTGCCAGCTGAGCTACAGCCACGAAGCGTGCAGGACACGCAGTGCTACCGGCCGGGTTCGAACCGGCGACCTCTCGATTTTCAGTCGAGCGCTCTACCAACTGAGCTACAGCAGCGGGGCGGCCCGGACCAGGTCCAGGCCGTTTGCGGCGGGTGAGGGATTCGAACCCCCGACCGTTTCCGGTTACGACTTTCCAAGCCGCTGCCTTAGGCCGCTAGGCAAACCTGCCATTGGAGGGGCGCCGGGAGTGGCTCCCGATGCCCTTTGTCGGAGTGACAGGATTTGAACCTGCGGCCTCGTCGTCCCGAACGACGCGCGCTACCAAGCTGCGCCACACTCCGAAACCCGGGACGATGCCCGGGGTACTGCAAGCGGAGGATGAGGGATTCGAACCCCCGCCGGTTTCCCGGGACGGTTTTCAAGACCGCTGCCTTCGGCCGCTCAGCCAATCCTCCATATTTCGCTACCCGCGGGATGCCTTGTACCCGTCCAGGATGCGTATTTCCTCCCCGGTCGGGTAACCGCTGTACCGGTCCTCCTCCAACTCCGGGTGGTCGGCAATCCGCTGCCAGCCTCCCGACAGAACCAGGAACGGGGAGTCTGTGAGCCGGTGTACGAGTTCAGGCTCAATCTGGGCCTTGAACTGCGGGTACAGGACGACTTTCTCCGCCATGGTCAGGCCCTCGCTGTGGGTCTCGAAGAGGGTCTCGTACACGTAGTCGTAATGCACCGCGCCGATCCCGTTCAGGATGCTGAAGGCCTCGGAGACCATTGTGTCGACCAGATGCGAAGCCATTTCCAGAGCCTTTCGTTGAAGTTGTTGCCCTGCCGGCCACGGATTCGTACCGTGACCTCCACGCTGCACGCGCAGTGTGACTGTTACACCAGCCGGCAGTTGTCCGTCGGGGCGGCCCGGCTTGATGACGGCCGGCGTTCCCCGCCAGGGGGAATCATCCCCTTACGGACTGCGAGCCCCATGCCGGGTTCGAACCGACGACCTGCCGCTTACGAAACGGCTGCTCTACCAACTGAGCTAACGGGGCAATGACGACGGACCCGCTAAAGTACCGCCGGGCAGTTGTGCGCGTCAGGCCAGGTTCCGCCGCCGCCGGGCGTTAGCGCGCACCGACATTGCCTTTCCCTGGCTTCACCGCTGGGGGAATTCACCAGCCCCCTCGAGCCTCCTGCCGGATTCGAACCGGCGACCCCCGTATTACAAGTACGGTGCTCTGGCCAACTGAGCTAAGGAGGCATTACGACCACTCCGGGACACCCGAAGTGACCGCCGCTTCGACCTCAGCCGGGCATATGCGGACAAGCCCCGTACCTGACCGGGGTGCTGACCCCCGTACCTCCCGCGTGTCGGGCGGGTGCTCTACCGATGAGCTAGACAGGCCTGTCGGCCGTTCCGGTTGGGGCCGGAACGGCCGCCGCTTGACGGGGAATCTCAGCCCCTGGGCGTATGCGGGAAGCCCCGTGCCTGTACGAGGTGCCGACCCTCGGACCTCCCGCGTGTGAAGCGGGCGCTCTACCGCTGAGCTATACAGGCCTTGTCCCGGAGCCGGAGCACCTGGACGTCGCAGCAGTCAGCTGCGCGTTATGCCGTCACCTCGTAAACCATGTGGCGGCAGGTCTTGCCTTCCTCCATGTAGCGGACGTCTGCGACGACAGGGAGCCTGCCGTCCCGGGTGCCCCAGGAGGTGAAGATGAGTGCTTCCCCGAATGTGCCCTCCGTGTCCGTGAGGCTCGACCAGACAGACAGCTCGCGGCCGGGTCGTGCCGCTTCGCTTTCGGCGCAGGTTGCCTCACGCCACTGTCCCGGCCGGACTTTATGGTCCGAGGAGTCGGGGTCGGTGTCGTGCTCTGCCAGCTGGCATCCGCCAAGTGTCGCCATTGGATTGCTCTCGCTTCTTCATGAGGGAGTAGGTGCATTGTGCTTACTCCCTATGTGTGCGGCGAACCTGAAGCTTCTCACCGCGGCGCCTGTAAGGGCTGCCGGCAAGTGGTCTGCCGCTGAGCCATGCAGGCTGAAACCTGCCGAAGCAGGAGTTTCGAGGCAATGAGGGGACTCGAACCCCCAAATTCCGGCTTTGCAGGCCGTCGGCTCTACCAATTCGCCTACATCGCCAGGTGCCGGGCCCGAAAGTCCGGCAGGTGAAGCTAGATTGCATCCCCGCAGCTGCCGCAGGATCCCCCGTCGAGCTGGGTGCGGAAGACTGCCTTCGGGAACTCGTCGGCGTCGAAAGTGGCCTCCTCATCACGGTTGATGCTGAACGCTGCAGCTATCTCGTCAAGGTTCTTCTCGACGGTCATCGTGATGCCGGCGGCCAGGCCCCATCCTTCGAACTCCGGAGTGGATGCCATGACGTCGACGATGCACGCCGGGTCGTAAATGTCAGCCTTGAAGGTGTAGGCGGCGGGAGCAGTGGCAACAGACATGGGTTCCTCCTGGAAGTCCTGGGGCTGTATCGCCCCGTTCATTTCCAATGTGTGCGGAGACCCATGGGGCTCTCACCACTGCATCCTGCAGCTAGTCCTCTTCGATCTCGGCCATGACACCTCCCTGTCCTTCGCAGCGGATTCCGCACCGGCGCCCGTGGAAGGGCTTCCTATGCGAAGAGTTCCGTGACGGGGGCGACCAGCGCATCCTGATCCCATTCGAAGGCAATATGCCAGTGCTTGCCGCCGGCGAGCATGTAGTCCCCGGCATCTACCCGGATGTCGCCTTCAACGCGCAGCACGAAGATGATGATGTCTGTCTCGCCGCCGTCATCGTCGACTTCGACCGTCTCGATGCGAGCGACGGTTCCCACCGGCAGCTGATCCCATTCGGACTGGTCCGATACTTTCCTGGCCATGGCCACCTTTCTGTTTGGTGCCCACTATGTGTGCGGCATGGCTGCCGGCAGTGCCCGCCCCGGGACTCGAACCCGGCGCCTCTAGCCATTGGGCCAGGCGGGCGGAGTCCCTCCAGCTGGACTTGAACCAGCGGCCTTCGAATTATGAGTTCGCTGCTCTACCAGGCTGAGCTATGGAGGATCAATGGTGCGTGCCCCGGGCAGGATTCGAACCTGCGGCCTCCTGATCCGTAGTCAGGTGCTCTATCCGCTGAGCCACCGGGGCGGGTCGTGCTGAGTACCCCCAACGGGATTCGAACCCGTGTCTCCGCCGTGAGAGGGCGGTGTCCTAGGCCACTGGACGATGGGGGCAGGTGCCCGGCCGGAGCCGGGACTGGTTTAGTGGTGGCTGGATTCGAAGCGGGCTTTCACTTCGCTGATCCAGGCCGAGACCTTTTCGGGGTCGGTGCCGTGGGTGAAGGTCGGGTGGCTTTCCCTGAAGTCGCCGCCGGTGGATTCGACGTACCAGGTGGCGTTCGGGTCATCGTTGGCGGCCACCGGGCATCCGGAGGCGAGGATCTCATCCTCCACCGATGTCGGAACGGTCAGGTAGATGCCGTCGCCGTCGTTGTGGGACTCCGAGCCCTCCAGCACATCCTGGACACGCAATGCGGCCCGGTCCGCGTTCAGGCCGGCGTCGTAGCGGTCCTTCGTTTCGTAGATCCACGCAGCAACTGCACCCGGGTCCGCGTCGTGGCCGAAGTCCGGGTGGTCCCGGCGGAAGGCCCCGTCAGGGGATTCCACGTACCATTTCGCGTCCGGATCCCCGGTAGCCGAGACGGGGCATACCGCCCGCAGGCTGTCCTCTCCGAAGTGATCGTAGTCAACCCGAAGATGCAGGCCGAGATCGTCCCCGTTGTCGACGGCGGCGGTGTCGGGCATGCGTTCCTGCACTCTGGTGGCTGCAATCCAGGTCATCAGTGTGTGGTCCCGGGAAGCCGGGCTATTCAGTTCAACCTTTGGCTCCTGGTGCTTGACGCCGGCAAACTGCCCGCCGGACGGGATGCCCTGGGGCTGCCGGTTCATGTTTTCTGTCATGCCCCACAGTGTGCGGCAATTTCGGGATTGCGCAGAATCCCTCGTACCCCCAACGGGATTCGAACCCGTGTCGCTGCCTTGAAAGGGCAGTGTCCTAGGCCGCTAGACGATGGGGGCCTGGTATTGGTGCTGCGTGCCCGCGGCAGGATTCGAACCTGCAACCTTCCGCGCCGGAGGCGGATGCTCTGTCCATTGAGCTACGGGGGCATCCCTCACAGTGCCGGTCGGAAACCGCCCTGCATCGGGGAGTCATACATGTTGAGGCTCTCCCTGACTTCGTAAAGCCAGCCAGCTACCTCACCGGGGTCGGCCGTGTGATCGAATGCCTGGTGCTCGATCGCGTATCCGCCGTCCATAGTGTGGCACTGCCACTTGGCGGTGATTTCCCCGCTGGCCAGGGTCGGGCATGAGGCAACCAGCTCGCTGCCCTCGTACTCCCCCAGGTTCAGGTACATCCCTGCGCCGTCGTCTCCCACGGTGACGTAGTCATCCTCCATGGCTGCGTAAACAGCGGTAGCTGCGTCATTTCCGGCCTGCTCCAGCCGGGCCTGGAGCGCGTCAGGAGATGCCAGGGACACTCCTTCTGCTTCGTGGTGGCCGGTGGGTGCGAACTGTCCGCCTGCGGGTGTGCCTTCTGGGTGGCGCCTGATGTTATCCATGCCCTCCTGTGTGCGGCTAACCGCCGGAACTGCGCGCCCCGGACGTCAGCCGTACTCATACAGGTATGAGGCCCTGCAGTCGCGGGGCAGGGATTCAACGGGTCGAATGTGCCCCGCTAACCAGTACGCCGGCAGATGAAGACCACCGGCAGAGAGCAGGATCATGACCGTGGCCCAAATCCAGACAGAAGCCATCCGGCGTGTGGACGGCGGAGTGGTGTACTCCAGCCCCTACCTCGAAGTTGTCGAGGACAGGATCATCCGGCCCGACGGGTCATCCGGACAGTACATGTACACGCGCGGCGGCCTTGGAGTCTCGTGCATTGCCATTGCCGATATTGACGGCATCGACCATATCGCCCTGGTCCGCCAGCACCGGTACCCGGTGGGTGAGTTCGTTCTCGAGCTTCCCGGCGGCGGTGCGGACACCCTCACATCTGATCATGCCGTCCGCGAGCTGAAGGAAGAGACCGGGCTTCACGCTGAAACCGCCAAGCTGCTGGGCACCTTCTACGAAGCACCGGGCACCACCACGACCATGGGGTCGGTATGGCTGACCCGGGTCAGTATGGAAGACGCCGACCGGGACTTCATCGAAGGCGAGTCCGGCGCCGTCACCGAGTGGTACAGCGTCGACGAGGTCCGCGACCTCATGGGCAACGGCGGAATCAGCAGCGGGGTCACCCTCGCAGCACTTGCCATTGCGTTCGCCGGCGGACACCTGTCCTAGCAGGTCGTGCCGGCCGCACCCGCAGGGGGTTGATTCCTCACGGGTACGGCCACCGCTGCGCCGCCTGGACTCGAACCAGGAATCCCCTGCTCCAGAGGCAGGTGGGTTGCCAATTACCCTACGGCGCATCATCCGGACTTGAACCGGCCACCCCAAAAAGGGATGGGTGAGCGGAAATGACGGGATTCGAACCCGCGGTCTCCCGCGTGACAGGCGGGTGCTCTAGGCCAACTGAGCCACATCTCCAGATCCGGACTTTTACCGGGCACATCCGCGACGGTGGGAAGCCGCCCGTCAATGCGCATCTACGGCCGTGTGCCGCATAGCTCCCCCACCTGGATTCGAACCAGGAACCTGCCGATTAACAGTCGGCCGCTCTGCCAGTTGAGCTATAGGGGATCAAAGGACCTGACGGTCCCGGTAGCTGCTCGGGGAGTTGAACCCCGGACCTCCGCCTTATCAGGGCGGCGCTCTAACCTTCTGAGCTAAACAGCCTCACGCGCGTTCCACCGGTTTCGGCTTTCCCTTGCGGGGCCCGGCGTCGGCGGCCGGGTTTGTAGCCCGGACTTCAGCACTGGTGGAACTGCGGCCGGATTTCGGATTTCTCCGAGGGGAGCCGGCGCCCGGTTCGGCACAGTGATGTTTTCCCGGCATTCATGTAGGTGCGTCCTGCCGCGGATGCTTTCACTGCTGCGTGCCCTCGCTGGGATTCGAACCCAGGACCCTCCGATTAAGAGTCGGATGCTCTAACCAACTGAGCTACAAAGGCGCTGCCGTCTTTCCGGCTGTCATAGTGCGTGCCTCCACAGGGGCTCGAACCCTGGACCCACGGATTAAAAGTCCGTTGCTCTACCAGCTGAGCTATAGAGGCGCATCCGTCTTTCCGGACCGTCATTTTTCCGTTCCCTAGCCGGCCGGGGCGTTCATGATGAGCCAGGCTCCGAATCCAATGAACACGGCGAAGCCGAGAGCGCATCCGCCCAGGAAGGCCGCAATCTGCTGGCCCTCCGTCGGAGCCGGCCTGGCTGCACGTTTGGCCTTGCGTACTTCTCTTTTGGAAACCGTCAGGTCTTCCGTGGAGACGGCCTGCGTTGTCATGATGCACCTTCCGGAGTGTGGATCAGGACTGGATGTCCTCACTCCCCATGTGTGCGGACACCCATGGAAACCTCACCGATGAACGCCTCGATTTCCGCAATGTGGTCCCGGGTCACGCCGACGGCGGTCTTCGGGGAGATCACCAGATGCGGGATGGCCACGGTCTGCAGCCAGACGATCGTGTTCGGGTCGAAGGGGACGTCGTCCTCGATCCAGATGAACGCGTCCGGCCTTGTTGCTGCCAGATCGTTCTTCAGGGCGGCGAGCTTCCACCACTGCCATTTGGCCGGATTGTCATACTCGACCCCGACGATCACAGGCCAGTCGGCACCGCCGGCGATGGAAAGTGCCGGGGCAAGCTGCTCCGGCGCCCCTTCCTCCCATGTCGTCAGCCACTTGGGCACCACCAGCGGATGCCCGGTGAGGCGATTAGTCTCTGCGACCATTTCCTCGGACCACCAGCCGGGGAACGCTCCCCCGATTTCCATCGGCTTCCAGTTCCCGTCCCAGCCTGACGCAGCTTGCGGAGCCGGATCGAAACGGTGGTCGGTGTACGCGTTGTAGACGCCGTCGACGTCCGAGTACCAGTTGATCACCGTGATTCCTTCCTTCGGGCCCTGGCAGCCGGAGGATCCGGCCGCTCGTGGAAACTGCGGGGTTCGAACCCGCGACCTCCTGTTTGCAAAACAGGCGCTCTACCAACTGAGCTAAGCCCCCGTGGAGATACCGGGACTCGAACCCGGGACCTTCTGCATGCCATGCAGACGCGCTACCAACTGCGCCATACCCCCTAGTGGAGGAAGCTTTGCCCGCCCGCATCGCAGACGTAACCCGGCCGTACCGGGAGGGGCTTCCAAACCCTGTCCTGCACATGGATCCACCGTGCAGCCGTCGGGGTGACAGGATTTGAACCTGCGACTTCCTGGTCCCAAACCAGGCGCTCTGCCAAGCTGAGCTACACCCCGTCATGCGCTGTTTCATCCCCGTCGAGGGGAACCCGGGCCGTCACCGGGAGGGGCGCGAGCCCTGGGGCAGTTCGGGTTGCCCAGCCACGTCGGGATGACAGGATTTGAACCTGCGGCCCCCTGGCCCCCAGCCAGGTGCGCTACCAAACTGCGCCACATCCCGAAACCGGACCGAAGCCCGGGGTACTGCCAGCGGAGAGCCCGGGATTTGAACCCGGACGACGGGTCGCCCCGTCTTGACCGATTAGCAGTCGGCCCGCTGGCCACTCGCTTACTCTCCAGGTGTTACTGCGCGGAGACCGGGAGGTTCGAACTCCCACGCGTTTTACCGCAACCGAATTTCGAATCCGGCGCCGCCGCCATCATTCGGCTGGGGCCTCCAGTGTCGTGCTGTACTGCGTGCCCATCCCGGGACTTGAACCCGGACGCCCTTACGGGCACCGACTCCTCAAGCCGGCGCGTCTGCCGTTCCGCCAGACGGGCGAAGATCACCGGGGCGCTTCCCTGGGCTACCGGCGCTGACTGGGCGCTTTCACCGTCCGGAACCCTTCTGGACCGAAGTCCACCCCGGGGCAGCCGATTATTTGTCACGGTCGGGGCAGACTGTCGCCGGTCAAGGCGCTTGTGTCCGCGGATCCTTCCCGCTTAGGCCGTACTGCAACAGCCCTCGTGCCCACCCCGGGACTTGAACCCGGACGCCCTTACGGGCACCGACATCTGAAGCCGGCGCGTCTGCCGTTCCGCCAGACGGGCATTGCAGGCATTTGTATTCCAATCGGTTCGCCACCCTGGTCGGCCGGTCATTGCCGGCTCCCCTGTGTCCCCCCGCGGGGCCGCCCTGCAGCGGCTGCGTGCCTATCCCGGGGCTCGAACCCGGACGTCCATTACGGACACCGGCTCCTAAGACCGGCGCGTCTGCCATTTCGCCAGACAGGCGTTGCGGCTGCCGGACACGGATGCCCGGCGGCCTACGTTGCACAGACGGGATTTGAACCCGTGACCTCCTGGTTATGAGCCAGGCGAGCTGCCGAACTGCTCTACTGTGCGGAGTGGCAGGGGTGGGAATCGAACCCACGAAGGCGTATGCCGGACGATTTACAGTCGCCATCCTTTGGCCGCTTGGATAACCTGCCGAGATTCCTCCGGCGTCCGGTCCCGGCACCTCTGTGGGTACCCGGCCGGCTCACCGGAGGAGTCGGTATTGCTCACGGATTCGTACTGTCTGCTCCGGGTTTGGCGACCCGGGGCCCGATCCGTGTATTTCTCGTTCACTATGGAGTTCTCAATATGCTGTTGCATCACCTTCCGGTGTGCGTTGCGGGGCTGGCAGGGCTCGAACCTGCGGCCTTCGGTTTTGGAGACCGACGCTCTATCCAACTGAGCTACATCCCCTTTTCCGGTTTCCCGGCGGAGGCGGTCATTCATTGGCCCGTTTTTGGGCAAAAAGAAAGCCGCCTCGGTGTGGACTTACCCGAAGCGGCTTCGACTGCATTGCAGCGTAAAAGTCTAGCTTCGGTGCCTCTTGTGGGCCGTCCATGCCTGATCCTGTCCATAAGCTTTCGGGGCACGGAGGCTCAACGGCTTTTCGACGGACAGGGAATTCACGGGCAGGGCAAAGCCACGGCCGCAGGCGGTCGAAATGCTGGGCATGATTGCTGCTGACATGGCTTTCCTTTCGTGAAACGTTCGGCACCCGAAGGTGGTTTGTAGGGATTACTGTACGTGAGAGAAATCGGTTCTGTAAACATTTACGGTTGACCCGTAAATACACCTGCCGGTTAGCCGGTATTACTCATGTGTGCGGCAGGTGCAAGGAATCTACCCATCGCGTTCCGCTTAGCCGGCTGCCGCCCTCATGCGGGTGTCGATGGTGTCGGTGGTGGCCCGGTCGCAGTCCATGATGTCCGCCCAGATGTTCATCTCCGCCAGCCAGTCGTCGGTGCCGGGGGTGACGTATTGGGCGGCGTCCTGGAACAGCTCGATGTCCTCGGCGCTGACGCCGGTCTCACGGGATAGGAGGGCCGCTTCGTCCTTCAGCCTGACAGTGCGGAGTTCCTCCGGGGACCGTACGGCCACGGTCGAGGCGGCGTCGAAGATCTCGCCCATGGCGTCGTAGTACCCGTCGGTGCTGTCGGCACGGTAGGTACCGGTGAGGTTCCTGGCCCATTCGACCTTTTCCGCACTGAGTTCCCGGTTCCCGGCGGTTCCCTGTTCGGCTACTGTCCGGGCGGCGTCGAAGATCTCGCCCATGGCGTCGTAGTACCCGTCGGTGGAGTCCGCGTCGTAGGTGCCGGTGAGGTTCCTGGCCCATTCAACGGTCGATGCTGCGAGGACGGGGTTGGCCGGCAGGATGACGGCGGACTCAGCGTGCTCTTCGGAGGCGAAGCGGCCGGCAATACCGGTGCCGGTTTCACGGCGGCGGCTGGAGACATCAGGCATGGGTCTGTTCCTTCGTCAGGCCGCAGTGCGGCGGTTGGAGGCTTCAAGGGCCTTGTTGATGTCGAGGGTGAAGGTGCAGCCGCCGGCATAGACGCCGAAGTTGCCTTCGCGGGGCTTGGAGGTGAGCGTGGCGGCTTCGCCAAGGTGGTCGAGCCTGCCCTGGAGGTCCGCAGTCAGTGCAGCCGTGGATTCTTCCCCGCGGCCCATGGACGCCCATCGGGAGTAGACCTCGGAGGGGGTTCTGGATGATCCGCCGCGGCGGGCAAGGAGCCTGTCTTCCGGACCGCGGATCCCGGTGACCCTGGCTCCGTTGCCGTGGACATCGTCGGCAGTGATCTCCAGGTATTCGGCGTCGGGGAAAACGTCCCGCGTGTGGGAGGCGAGAGCTGCTGCGGACTCGATGGCGATCTCTGCCTGCAGCTCGGCGGCACGGCGGGCAAGTTCCTCCCGTCGGCTCAGGCTCTGCCTGGTCGTTTCGGAGGGCTGGGCGGCCAGCGGTCCGATACCTGGTTCGGCGTGGGTGTCGAAGTCGAATCTGCCGCCGCGGTCACGTTTCTGGAAAGGGTTGGAAGTCATGCCCCTCTGTGTGCGGCGGCTCCGGCAGCCGAGCGGAACCGGGGGCGGCCGCTGTTAGTCTGGCACTCCACCTGGACCGGGTGGCCGGCGGCCGGGGTGGCTTCCGGGTGACGACCGCTGGGGGCGGATCCATGATCGGCAGCGGGCGCAGTCCTGCCCATAGGGCCCACAGGCCACGGGACAGATTCCTGTCGGGCGCGGTGCCGGGGATGGCCGTGGCAGGTGCGTTCTGGCTGGCGACGATGGTTCCGATGACCTCTGCCGGGGTGGGAGCAGGGCTCGAGGCACTCCGCGGTGACTGGCCCCGCGCCGGCGGCGGCACAACCCGGGCAGGAAACGTCACAGCTGATCCTTCTCCGGATGCTCCCTACGCTTTCACGGGCACAGCCGGCCAGGCAGTTGTTGCCTTCGATCCGTGCGATCCGGTCCGGTACGTGATCGCCGAACAGGGCCGCCCGGACGGCAGCGACGAGCTGGTGTTCGAGGCGGTCGACGACGTCGCCGCAGCAACCGGACTGGATTTCGTCTACGAGGGGTTGTCCTCGGAGCGGCCTTCCACGGACCGGGAGAAATATCAGCAGGCCCTGTACGGAGACAGGTGGGCACCGGTGCTTATCGCATGGTCCGGCCCTGCGGAGGTTCAGGCCCTGGAGGGTCCCGCTGCCGGGCTGGGCGGCAGCACGCCGGTGAAGGCCGGGTCCCAGCCGTGGATTTACGCCACCGGTCAGGTGATCCTGGACGCCCCGCAGCTCGGGCCGCTGCTCGGTGACCGGGACGGTGCCGGTGTGGTGCGTTCGGTCATCGGACATGAACTGGGGCATGTGGCCGGACTGGCCCATGTCGGGGACCCGGATCAGCTCATGAATCCGGAGGCCGGTGAGGTGGCTGTATTTGCTGCCGGGGATCTTGAGGGCCTGTCGGTGCTTGGCCGTGGATCCTGCGTGGCCGAATACTAGGCTGCCTCGGCGTGGGGCAGGCCCAGGCCGGCTTCCTCGTTGGCGGCAATCCGGTCCACCGCCTCCTTCAGGCTGCGGCTCACTGCCAGCCGCTGGCGCTCACATTCAAGGGCCAGGTCCGGGAATACCCGGGCAATCTCTGCCAGGCATTTGATCTTGAGCTCGATGTTGTACGAGCGGCGCAGGTCATTGGAGTTCAGGCTGTTGACGATCAGGGTGTGGTCGTACTTGGTCCTGTTGTGCCGGATGTAATTCACGGTGACGCGGTCAAGGTTCTCCGGGCGCATCTTCTCTATGTCCGGGACCCGGCGTCCGTCATCCCAGGCCAGTTCCGCATAGGTGTTGTACGCGAGAACCCGAAGGTCGGCGAGGGTTTCGTCGCAGGTCATGGTGATCTTCAGGCTGCGTGCCGAGCGGCGGACTTTGTTCAGTTCGCTGCGCGTGGTCAGCCGGACCGCTTTGCGTACGTCCGGGTTGGAGGAGCGGTAGGCGGCCAGCCGTCCGCGCCCCTTCCGGAGCCGTTCCATGGGTTCCTGATCGCTGTCGACAAATGCCTGGTACCGCGGCGGGATGTGCATGCGATGGGTCCCCTTTCAGGAAATAGTGTGAAGTGCTCCTATCTCTCTCTATGCGCTCCGGGCGCTGACGGGGGTTTCCGGTCGCCCTCAGGCGGCCAGGGCCTCTTCGCCGGCCTGCGGCACTGCCAGTCCCTGGAGCTCGCAGAGGGCACAGACGGTATGGGCGCCGTTGATGTCACGGCCGCCTCCGCTGCAGATGATGCACAGGAGCTCGGGACGCTTGTTCTTCTTCGGCATGGTTTCTATGTGTGCGGCAGGACGTTGTTCACTCGACCGGGCTGGTCCCGGCGGAGGCCACACGGACCATGGCCCGTGCGGCGCGGGCCAGATCCCCGGCAGGGTCCGCGTTCCGGTTGGCAAGGCTCAGCTGCAGCAGCTGTACCCGAAGGAAGTCTGCGTCCGGGTCCCGGGTGCGGGAGGTTGTGAGGCCCATGGAGTATTCCGTCACGTCCCACAGCGCCTCGTGCAGCTGCCATGCCCGGATGAGGCGTCCGGAGAGCAGTGCGGCCCGGTAGCGGCGGGCGATGAGGCGGCGAAGGGCCCCGGACATGTAGATGAGCACCATGGTTCGGGCACTCGTTTCCGTGTCCGGGGGCGAAGCGGCGATGGCGCTGTTCATGGTGCGGACCAGGTCCAGTTCCGTGGTGTCGCCGCTCCGCAGCTGCCCGTCCAGGATTTCCACCAGGACGGGCCTTCCTTCCCCTGTCACCTCAGGAGGCTGCCGTAGTTGCGCTGGTCGACCTGCGAGCTGATCTGCTTGATGGTTTCCAGTCCCACCCCGACGATGATCAGGATGGCTGCGCCGCCGAACGGGAAGTTCTGGTTGGCGTTGATCAGCACGAGGGCAATCAGCGGGATGAGCGACAGGATGCCGATGTAGAGGGCACCGAAAGCCGTGATGCGGTTCGAGGTGTACGCCAGCAGGTCGCGGGTCTGTTTGCCGGCACGGTAGCCGGGAATGAAGCCGCCGTACTTGCGCATGTTCTCGGCGATCTCGTCCGGCTCGAAGGTGATGGAGACGTAGAAGAACGCGAATCC is from Arthrobacter sp. zg-Y1110 and encodes:
- a CDS encoding NUDIX hydrolase, which codes for MAQIQTEAIRRVDGGVVYSSPYLEVVEDRIIRPDGSSGQYMYTRGGLGVSCIAIADIDGIDHIALVRQHRYPVGEFVLELPGGGADTLTSDHAVRELKEETGLHAETAKLLGTFYEAPGTTTTMGSVWLTRVSMEDADRDFIEGESGAVTEWYSVDEVRDLMGNGGISSGVTLAALAIAFAGGHLS
- a CDS encoding HAD domain-containing protein translates to MINWYSDVDGVYNAYTDHRFDPAPQAASGWDGNWKPMEIGGAFPGWWSEEMVAETNRLTGHPLVVPKWLTTWEEGAPEQLAPALSIAGGADWPVIVGVEYDNPAKWQWWKLAALKNDLAATRPDAFIWIEDDVPFDPNTIVWLQTVAIPHLVISPKTAVGVTRDHIAEIEAFIGEVSMGVRTHGE